The DNA window CCGCGCGCGAGGTGAAACCCTGAGCCCAAGTCGAAGGGGCCGGAGGGGAGCCGGGCCGGCGGTTCATTTTTCGGTGATGCGTGAACGCAAGGCCTGACCCTCATCCTTTACAAGGCCTTCCTTGACTCCCCGTTTTGGAAGTTATACAATGGATATACATTGAGATATGACGGAGGCCACTCATGATCAAGCGTTTGACCAAACACGGAAACAGCCTGGCCCTCGTGATCGACCGACCGGTGCTCGATTTGTTGGAAATCGACAGCGATACCCCCGTTTCGGTGACCACCGATGGAAAGTGCCTGATCATTTCCCCCGTCCGCGACGCCAAGCGCGAAAAGGCGTTTCGCGCGGCGTTGGCGGGGGTCAACAAGCGCTACGGGCGGGCCCTCAAGCGACTGGCGGATTGACCGGTGGAGCCGGTCTTTCTGAGCCTTGAGGAAGTCCTTGAGATCCATGCCGATCAGGTTCGTCGGTTCGGCGGGGATCCGGGCGTCCGCGATCTGACTCTCCTGGAATCCGCCGTCGCCCAGCCTCAGGCCGGCTTTGGGAATCGCTATCTTCATTCCGACCTCTTTGAGATGGCCGCCGCGTATCTCTTCCACATGGTTCGGAACCACCCCTTTGTGGACGGGAATAAGCGCACCGGCGCCGCCGCGGCTCTGGTATTCTTGAAGCTAAATGAGATCGACGTTCGGCTCACAAACCCCGCCCTTGTCAAGACGGTAGTCGGCGTCGCCCAAGGCAAGATCGGCAAGGCCGCGGTCGCCGAGCTCTTTCGAAAGAAGGCACGCCAATAACACCCCCGCGCGCGAGGCCGGAGGGAAGCCCTATTTCCATAACATGAGTCAAGCATAGACTTGACCCCTTTATTCTGTAACGGCCCCCTTCCGTTCTCCCTTCCCGCATCGCTTCCCATCGCCGCCCGCCGCGCGGCGCGCCGACAGAACGACGAGCGTCAGGATCCAGCACGAGAAATGCCCTTTCCGTCCGACATTCTCATTGCGGGACGGGGCCTCCCTCCGGGGGTGAAAAAGCGGTTTCCAGGCATTCCGGATCCGGCAGGGTAAAGTAAAAGGCGGCGCCTTCGTTCGGACGGCTCTTCGCCCAGATCCGGCCGCCATGCTTTCGGACGATTCTCTGGACAGTCGCGAGGCCCACGCCGGTGCCGGGGAATTCCTCCTGGGAGTGCAGCCGCTGGAAAACGCCGAACAATTTTTGCGCGTATTGCGTATTGAATCCCGCCCCGTTGTCCAGGACGAAAAAGACGGGGGCGCCGTTTTCCTCCCCGGATTTTCCGACCTCGATACGGGCCTTTTCCCGCTTCGACGTGAATTTCCACGCGTTGCCGATGAGGTTGGCCAGAGCCGCCCGCAGCAGTGTCCGGTCGCCGACGCAGGAAAGGCCCTCCGCCACCGCCACTTCCACCCGACGGTCGGGCTCCAGGCCGCGAAGGTCCCGCTCGACCTCCCGGGCGAGCCTCGTCAGGTCCACCGCTTCCCGTTGGATCTCCTTCCGGCCCAACCGGGACAATTGCAGCATGCCGTCGATGAGCTCGCCCATGCGCCGGACGGCGCTTCGGACGCGTTGGAGGGTGTCCCGGCCGCCGTCGTCCAGTTTGGCTCCGTAATCCTCCAGCAGCATCTGGCTGAAACCGTCCACGTGCCGCAGTGGCGCCCGCAGGTCGTGGGAAACGGAGTAGGAAAAGGCCTCCAGATCCTTGTTGACCGCCTCCAGCTGGGCCGTGCGCTCCCGGATTCTGCGCTCCAGGTTCCGGTTGGCCTCCGCCAACTCCTCCGCCAGAAGGCGTTGCCGGGCTTCGCTGTCGCTCAAGGCCGCCAGCGCCTTGTCGCGTTTGCGCTCCGCGTTCAGGATCCGGATGATCTGTTGGCACATCCATTCTCCCTGCTTGTCGCGGGCTGAGCCGTCGCGGCTTTCCAGGAGCAGCTCGGGAGGCACATAGAAAAGATTGTCCCGGTTCAGCACGTGGCCGATGTAGGCGCTCCGGTGCGTCAGGAGAGCGTCCCGGACCGCCTGCGCGGGAACGGTATCGCGGTGATATTGGCAAATTCCCTGGAGCGGCTTTTCGCGAAACACCTGTTCGAGGAGCGCTTCGTACTCCAGAAGCCGCTCAAAATTCCCGTCGTTGCCCAGCTCCCACATCATGTCGCCCGTTGCGCACAGCCCTCGAAAGCCGTCCCGCACGGCGTCATCGATGATTTGCCGGAGCATGGCGACCATCCCGTGAGGGTCGAACCCGCCCCCCTTCAGGTGACCCCGGTCCGAGGAAAGGACGAGCGCTCCCCGCTGCACCTCCCGGGCGGTGTCCACGCCCTTCGCCGTCAGAGCCGAATCGACCATGCCGATCATCTCGGGATTTCCCAGGTAAAGGCAGCGCAGGTTTTCCCGCAGCCCGTCCATCAAAAGCGGCACGATGACCGGAAGCTGTTCCGAAGGATGGCCGTCGTAGATGAGGCACTTATGGCGGCTTACCTCGATCGGCGCGGTCTCTGTAAGCATGGCGCGTCTCCTTGCATCGACAGGTTAATTCTCCACCATTTCCCGATCGGTTCACCCGCGTTTTTCAGATCCTTCCGCTCATCAGAAAAGATATCCGAGAGAAGACCGTCTGTCAATCCGCTGTCGGTCAACGGTTGAGCCGGTCAAGCCGTCCTGCCAAT is part of the Nitrospiria bacterium genome and encodes:
- a CDS encoding AbrB/MazE/SpoVT family DNA-binding domain-containing protein: MIKRLTKHGNSLALVIDRPVLDLLEIDSDTPVSVTTDGKCLIISPVRDAKREKAFRAALAGVNKRYGRALKRLAD
- a CDS encoding type II toxin-antitoxin system death-on-curing family toxin, translated to MEPVFLSLEEVLEIHADQVRRFGGDPGVRDLTLLESAVAQPQAGFGNRYLHSDLFEMAAAYLFHMVRNHPFVDGNKRTGAAAALVFLKLNEIDVRLTNPALVKTVVGVAQGKIGKAAVAELFRKKARQ
- a CDS encoding MEDS domain-containing protein encodes the protein MLTETAPIEVSRHKCLIYDGHPSEQLPVIVPLLMDGLRENLRCLYLGNPEMIGMVDSALTAKGVDTAREVQRGALVLSSDRGHLKGGGFDPHGMVAMLRQIIDDAVRDGFRGLCATGDMMWELGNDGNFERLLEYEALLEQVFREKPLQGICQYHRDTVPAQAVRDALLTHRSAYIGHVLNRDNLFYVPPELLLESRDGSARDKQGEWMCQQIIRILNAERKRDKALAALSDSEARQRLLAEELAEANRNLERRIRERTAQLEAVNKDLEAFSYSVSHDLRAPLRHVDGFSQMLLEDYGAKLDDGGRDTLQRVRSAVRRMGELIDGMLQLSRLGRKEIQREAVDLTRLAREVERDLRGLEPDRRVEVAVAEGLSCVGDRTLLRAALANLIGNAWKFTSKREKARIEVGKSGEENGAPVFFVLDNGAGFNTQYAQKLFGVFQRLHSQEEFPGTGVGLATVQRIVRKHGGRIWAKSRPNEGAAFYFTLPDPECLETAFSPPEGGPVPQ